Below is a window of uncultured Cohaesibacter sp. DNA.
CTCCATGGCCAAGATTATCCGCGAAACCAAGCTTGTCGATGCATCCATCAATGTCGTCAACAAGCCCGGTGGAGCGGGGGCTACCTCGCTGGGCTATCTGAACAGCCACAAGGGAGATGGTCATTATCTGATGGCGGCCACGTCATCCTTCATCACCACGCCTCTGACGGCTGATGTCGGGCTCAACTACAAGGATTTCACCCCGATTGCCCGTCTGGGCATCGACCCGACCTTGCTGGTCGTTCCCACCTCATCACCGCTCAAGAGCCTCGATGATGTCAAGAATGCCAGCCGCGTGCTCAATGTTGCCGGTGGTGGTCGTGGTCAGATCGAGCATATTGCCACGATCATGGTGTCTGATGCCCTTGGCGTGAAACTCAACTTCATTCCCTTCCAGGGCGATGGCGAAGTGGCCAGTGCGCTGCTGGGTCGGCAGGTTGATTTTGCCATGATCAATCCGGGTGCCGTTTCCGAATTCATCAAGAGCGGACGCATGCGGGCAATCGCCATCTCCACCGAGGAACGCACCGAGATGTTCCCTGACGTTCCGACCTTCAAGGAAAATGGCTATGACGTGGTCGCGTCTGTCTTCCGCGGGGTTGTGGCTGCCAAGGATATTCCTGCCGAGGCAAAGGACTATCTCTCCGACATGGTTGAGCGTTTGCAGGCCTTGCCTGAATGGAAAAGCCAGTATCTGGAGCCAAACGGCATCATCCCCGGCTATCTTGATGCGGATGCTTTTGCCGCATATCTGGAACAGACCAACACCATTTATGAAACCAACCTGTCCAATCTTGGTCTCCTCAAGAAGAACTGATGGGTATCATGAAAACCGCAGAAATCGCATTTCTGGCAATTCTGGCGGCATTTGCCGCCAGCCTTGCGATCGGCTCGCTAGATCTCAAATATGCAGACGAATTCTCGTTTGGTCCGGGTTTCATCCCGTTGAATGTGGGCGTGCTGATCCTCATCTGCTGTGCTTTGCAGGTGATCAGAGGCATCTTGAAGCACCGCAAGGCAAACACCAGGGGTAATGCCGCAACCGAACAGCACCCCCCCAATATTGCCGGTCTGCTGATCACCACCGCCATTCTGGTTCTCGGCATCGCTGCGATGGCCTTCGGCTCCGTGCTTGCCCCCATCTTTGCTATGATCGTGCTTCTATCCTGGCGCGTTGCAAATCACCCGATCACGAACTCACTGTTCGTCGGAGCAGCAACGACCGCCGCCATCTATGTCATCTTTGCCGTTTGGCTGAATCTGCCGGTGCTTTGAGCCGCAGTAATCTATTCACGGGACGAAACACATGCTGGATTCGTTATCAAACCTGATGCTGGCCTTCAATACTGTCGCCACACCGGAAAATCTGGTGCTAATTTTCGTGGCAGGACTGATTGGCACGCTTGTTGGGGCATTGCCCGGGCTGGGGCCATCAGCCGGCATCGCTCTGATGATGCCTCTTACCTTCGGGATGAGCCCGATCTCCGGTCTGTCTCTGCTGACCGGGGTCTATATGGGCACCATGTATGGTGGCCGACTGACCGCCATTCTGATCAACACACCGGGGGATGCCCCGGCCATCGTGACGGCCATGGAAGGCTATCCGATGATGCAGCGGGGCCGGGGCGGGCAGGCGCTCGGCATCTCGGCGATAGCCTCCTTTGTCGGTGGTATATTCGGCCTTCTGATGCTGATCTTCTTTGCGCCGATCATTGCCGAATATGCCATCTTTCTTGGCCCTCCGGAATATTTCATGCTGATGCTTCTGGGCTTGAGCATGATCATCGTGCTGGCCGGTTCCGATCCGCTCAAGGCCCTGATCGCCACGCTTTTCGGCGTCTTGCTCAGCACCATCGGCAGCGACTATGTCTCGGGCAATGTGCGCTTTGCAATCATGCCTGAACTGATCGAAGGGGTGGATTTCGTCGCCGTCATCATCGGCCTGTTCGGCATTGGCGAAGTGCTGGTCAATGTGGAAGAACGCATTCGCCTCAATATGGGCAAACCCAAATTCAAATTCAGCGAATTCATCCCCGACTTGGCTGAACTGCGACATATATCCCTGCCCACTTTGCGCGGTTCGATGATTGGTACCGGCATAGGCGTGCTCCCCGGCGCAGGCGCAACGATAGCCACCTTCATTGCCTATATCACGGAAAAGAAGCTCTCCAGACATCCCGAGAATTTCGGCAAGGGCGCGTCAGAAGGGCTTGCCAGCCCGGAGGCTGCCAACAATGCCGCAGTTCCCGGTTCCCTCATCCCCCTGTTGACGCTGGGTATTCCCGGTTCTGGTGGAACCGCCATCATGCTCGGTGCGCTCATCATGTTCGGCCTCAATCCCGGTCCGATGCTGATGATCCAGTCTGCAGATATCGTCTGGGGCACCATCGCCGGCCTGACCATTGCCAACCTGTTTCTGCTGGGATCGAATATCCTGCTCATTCCGGTCTTCGTAAATGCCTTGCGGCTGATCCAGAACCACCTCAATGCAATTGTGGTTGCTTTCTGTCTGGTGGGGGCCTTCTCCATCAACTATGGCACTTTCGATGTCTGGATTACTGCGATTTTCGGTATTCTCGGCTATCTGATGAAACGGGCAAACTATCCCACCGGTCCCTTCATTCTGGCGCTGGTTCTGGCTCCGTTGGCCGAGAATTATTTGCGTCAGTCGATCATGCTGGGGCAGGGATCCTGGGGTATATTCGTCGATAAGCCCCTGACCCTGACCTTTACGATACTGGTTCTGGGCGTGGTGCTGTTTGGTCTCGCCAAGGCACCCATTACCGGATATTTGCGCAAAAGACGCATGCAAGCCGCATAAAATTAACAGTCCCCTGAGAGCCTCCAATCCTCCTGAGGGTCCTCACGTCAAGTGAGGGCCCGGGAGGATTTTTTTGCCTCAATGATCGCCTGGCGCCAAATAACAACCGGCAGAGATGGTGTTGATACTGCCATCGCATTCAGGGCCGAATTCAGGTTGCTTTTACTGCCCTCTGGGAAAACATGTATAGCTCATACTCATGCATGCGGTAATAAGGATGGAGATCGTCTGCAAATATTATTGGCTATTGTATTTGATTGATATTGGTAGGTCTGTGTAATTTGGAAATTTTAGCTCAATAAACATGATTGTCTTTTGTATTAGTGGGCGATTACTTGAGATTAATTGTTTGTTATGTACACAAATATATAGCTAAAACTAGTATTGACCAGTTTTGCCGGTGACGCTGATGGAACCCATTTCTGACAAGCAAGGCAATCATACAAGGAGCATTTTTGCGCCCTTTCTGGTCATAGCTGTGGGTCTGGTTCTCTGTACATCGGTTTTTGTTGGCTTCTGGCAGATTTGGCAAAATGAAAAGGCCAACATTGCCTATGAAGATGAACGGCTGCAATTTGCGGTTCAGCGCCTTTCTCAGGATCTCAAGACCGTGGTTGAGGATGCTGCCCGTAGCGTTGCGATGCTTGGGGGAACGCCTCCCATTCAGGGCATATTGAACGCCCGAAAAGAGCCTCTGCATGAGAAGGCCGTGGCCGAGGAGGTTGTCTGGAAGGATCGACTTGCCCAGATCTTCCTCTCGCTTGCCGACAGCGAGCGCAATCTGCTTCAGGTTCGCCTCATCGGCATGGATGGCAGGGAGATGATCCGGGTCAACCGTGTCGGCGAGCAGATTGTGCGGGTCGAAGAAGCCCTGTTGCAAGACAAGAGCCGCCGGGCATATGTCAGCCAAACACTGCAATCGCCAAAGGGCCGGATCAGCTATTTCGGTATCGATCATAATCGCGAACTTGGCCTCATCGAGGAGCCACATATCTTTGTCATGCGTGTTGCGACAAGAGTGTGGGGGGCGGGCGATGAACCGCTCGGCATGATTATCGTCAATATCAATATGAGCAAGGTGATTGCCGATCTGCATGATGCGATCAGGGCGCCTCAGGATTTCATTCTGGTCAATGAGCAAGGTGACTATCTCAGAAAGCCGACCATAGATCCGGCGGACATCACGTCTCTCAATCTGTCTGAGGCGAATAACAGCTCAAGGGCGCTGCTTGACTTCATGACAGATTTCCCCGATCTGGCGCAATATCTCGCCCCGGACGAATCCGGCAATGGCGAAAATGCCCATGACGCATCATTCTCCGAGCGCTCGGTGGGCGCCAGCCGGAACGGGCGCGCCTTACCCCCCTCGCTTGCCTATACACACAGTGTGCGTAATGAGAAATATGTGGCCCGCACCAGCCGGATTCATTTTGACCAACTCGATCCCGATCATTTTTTGTTGGCCGTAACCTTGACCCCCAAGGCGCAATTGCTGGCACAAAACCGCGAGATGCAGAAGCAGGTTATCCTGTTCACCGGACTGCTCACGCTGGTCGGAGCCATCATCGCCTTTCTTCTCACCCATCATTTCGTCAAGCCGTTGCGCAAGCTGACCGATGCCGCCCGGCAGCTTTCGCTGGGGGCGTCGGTGGACAGCCTCAAGGTTGACGGAGAAAACCGGCCAGACGAAATCGGCGTGCTGCTGCGCTCGGTCTATGACATGGCTTCCAGTCTGGAAGAAAAGCAGAAGAGCCTCAAGGCCATTCTGGCAACGGCGCAAAATCCCATTCTGATGATCAACCAGAGTGGCCTGATCAGCGAAGTGAATGAAGCGACGGTCAATCTGTTCGGTTTTAGCCGCAGGGAACTGATCGGCCGGAATATATCCATGCTGATGAATGAGCATGACCGGATGCATCATGACGGCTATTTGAGGAATCACGGCAAGGGGCCGGTGAGCCGGATTTGTGATGGTGGCTGCGAGGCAACCGCCGTTCGCAAGGATGGCAGCACCATCCAGATTCATCTGGCAGTCAGCAAGCTGATCATCAAGGGAGAGGTCTATTTCACCGGTATCATGACGGACCTTACCGATTTGAAAAAGGTAGACCGGCTCAAGAGTGAATTCGTCTCCACCGTAAGCCACGAGCTGCGCACGCCGCTCACCTCGATCAAGGGTGCCCTTGGTCTCATCAGGACCACGTCGGCAGACAGCCTGCCTGACCATGCCAGAAAGATGCTCGACATCGCTACGAGCAATTGTGAGCGACTGGCCGTGCTCATCAATGATATTCTCGATCTGGAAAAGATTGAGGCTGGCAAGCTGTCCTATGACTTCGAGGCCTTCGATGTCGTGCCCTTTCTGGAGGAGGTGCTGGAGACCAATCGCGCCTTTGGCAAGCAATTTGGCGTCAGCTTCCATCTGGACTGCCCTGCCGAGCCGATTTGGGTCTTTGCTGATCGCAGTAGAATGGAACAGGTGGTGACCAACCTGATTTCCAATGCGGTCAAATACTCCCCTCAGAACGGGCTGGTTATCCTGTCTGCTGCGGCGGATGCGGAGATGGGCCGCCTGCGGATTGCCGTTCGCGATTTCGGTGACGGCATCGCCGAAGAGTTTCGCGACAGGGTTTTCGACAAATTCGCACAGGCGGATTCCTCCGACACCCGGGCCAGAGGTGGAACCGGCCTGGGGCTGGCCATCTCCAGAGAGATCATAAAGGCCCATAGCGGCAGTCTCGATTTCGAGACAGAAACCGGCGCTGGAACAACCTTCTTCATCAATCTTGATATCCTGCCCGAAGAGAAGGTGGCTCTTCAGCTTCTGGCGGACAGACCGGCATCACCATCACCTGCAACTCTGAGAGCGAGCGGCTAGGAGACCGTCATGACCATGCCTTTGCAACGGATTACCTATGTGGAAGACGATCACGACATTCGCGCCATTGCCGAACTGGCTCTTGGCGCGTTGGGTGGCTATGAGCTTGATCTCTGCGAGAATGGACAGCAGGCCATCGAACGGATTCCCCGGTTTCGCCCTGATATGGTGCTGCTTGATGTCATGATGCCGGTGATGGATGGTGTCGAGACCCTCAAGACGCTCAAGAGCATGCCGGAGGTGGCAGCCATACCGGTCATTTTCATGACTGCCAAGGCGCAGCGCCACGAAGTCCAAAGCTACAAGGCAATGGGCGCGCTTGATGTCATTACCAAGCCTTTCGACCCCATCGAGCTGCCTGCCCGAATTGCGGAAATCTGGATCCGGTTCGTTGCAGAGTGTGGTGATATCCGCAGGGAGGCGTCATGATCGATCAATTAAGAAGCCTTGTTGCCCGACATTGCGAAAGCCTGAAAAGAGACATGGCAGGGCTTGAGAAGGATATTGACGCGATCGGGTCCGAACCGGAACTCTCTGCCGCGCAGATCGAATGCGCCATCGCCAAGACGCACAAAGTCAAGGGCAGCAGCGGTACGATCGGCTTTCAGGATGTCAGCGAAAGCGCGGCAGCCCTTGAACAGGCCCTGAAGGGATTGCTGCCGCTCTCTGCTGCGCTGCCCGATGAAGAGAGGCTGGGCCAGATATCGGACACATTCGCCAGACTTGCCGATCTCGTGGCATCTCTGAAGCCCGAGCAATCCAGACTTTACGATATGCAATTCCCGGCTGATATACCCGCCAGACCGGAACGCAATGAAGAGGATTTCTGCCAGCGCCAGATAGGGAGTGCATCATCATGCCAAATCTGACTGCCCATGAACCGGATCATAGCAATCATATGATGCAAACACGCAGCAAACCGAAGGTGCTGATCGTTGACGATGACCGCGATTTGCTGGACTTGATTGGCCTGTTTGTTGAAGTCGAGGGCTATGAAACCGAGCTGGTGACCGACGGCGAGGCCGCGTTGCAAGCAATCCGCAAGGATGCGCCCGATCTCATGATACTTGATCTTGTGATGCCCGGCATGAGCGGTTTTGACGTGCTCGCAAAGCTTCACTCTCTCTTGCCGCATCTCAATCTGCCCGTTGTCATGGTAACGGCCAATGAGGAACGGGCAATGCATGTGCAGGCCTTGCAGAATGGCGTGGTCGACTATATTCACAAACCGATTGATTTTGCCGTCCTGAGCGCCCGCATTCGCGCAGCGCTGCTGGAGCGTCGCATTCAGGACAAGCTCGCCGAGGCGAATGCAAGGCTGGAAGCCATCCTCGCAACAAGAACAAGGCAGCTGGAGGTGCAGAATAACTATCTGAGCGCAGTTCTCGATATGGCGCAGGATGGTGTCATCGGTTGCGATGCAGAGGGTTTTCCCGCCATCTGCAATGAAAAGGCCAGCGAGATGCTCGGTATTGAGGATTCACTCCGAATGTTCATCCCCGCTTTGGCCTGCAACGAAAATGAGCCGGACGATGGCGAAGGGCCGATCCGCGCCAAAGTGCATCCGCTTAAAATGGCCTATGAGAATGGCACGCTGGAAGAGACTGACTTCATCTTCGGGCAAGATAGGGAGACAGAGAAAGTTGTCAATGCCACCGGCGGAGCCGTGCATGACAAGGACGGCTCCAGAATTGGCGCGGTCATCTCCCTGCGTGATGTTACCGAGCAGCGCAGGTTGGAGCAAGCTGCCGAAAATGGCCGTCAGCGTTATGAAAAGCTGCTGGTCAGTGTTCCCATGCCCCTGCATGTAACCGATCGCAATGGTATTGTCCTTGAGGCCAATGATCTCTGGCTCAGGGCCTTTGGCTACGACCGTCAGCAGGTTCTGGGGGCGAGTCTGGGGGCTTTTCTGACAACGGAATTTCGGCATCTGGCGTCAGAACCTGCGCGGGTTTCCCTGATCAATATGGGCCATGCGCAGGATGTCAAATGCCGGATCCGGCATGCGGACGGCCATGAAGTCGCGGTGAAGTTGGTCAGTCAGGCCATCTATGACGAGAAGGGTGACCTGAGCCAGATCCTTGAATATATCACCCAAATGGATGAATGAAGCCACCGGCCACTCTGGCACATTTGGCCCATCGTTGGGGCAATTGATCAGGCCTGATTGAAGAGCATATTCTGATCGAGCAGATAGCGGATGAAGAGCGGCAGGCTCGCCCCGCCCATGGCGCGCGCCGGACTGCCCAGCGTTCCCTCCAGAACAACGGGCAGCTCAATGCCCTTCCAGCTCTGGTGCGCGATGGCATCCCGGATCTTTTCAACCAGCGTCTCTCGCACCGCTGGCGGCATGGTTCCGTCCAGAATGGCAACCTCGAAATCGATGATCGAAGTTGCTGATGCGATGGCCAGTGCAATGTGAGACGCCGCACTATCCAGCCATTCTTCCAATATGTCGCCAAGCGCAGTCCAGTCATAGGAAGGCTGTTGCAGCAGGCTTGGATCCATGCCCTTTTCCTTCAGCATTTCCTCCAGAAAGAACAGCGAGGCAAAATCCAGAAGCTGCTTTTGAGCCCCGTCCGGGCCGGGCATCGGCATCGAGGCAAGGGCACCGGCATTGCGCGTCCGCCCGGCATAAATGGAATTGTTGAGGGCAACCCCGCCGCCAACGAATGTGCCAACGAAGATATAGAGGGAATCGCTGAAAGCCATGCCGCGCCCGAAGGCGACCTCTGCGCAACAGGCAGCCGTGCAATCATTCTGGGTGAAGGCATTGAGCCCCGTTGCCGCCTCCAACTGCTGGGCAATGTCGAATGTCTTCCAGACATCCATTGTCCCTGTTGCCACTCCCACCTTTTCTTCCCAGTCCCAAAGGTGAAAGGGCAGGGCAACTCCGATACCGGCAATCTTGTCCTGCTGCTCAGGCCCGATTTTCTGGCTCATCTCGCGAATGCCCTGACAGGCAAAGGCCATGACCAGTTCCGGCATCGGGTAGGAATAGGTGATCCGTGAAGCGCTGCGCGTCTGCCCTGCAAAATCGATCAGGATGAGATCGGCGCTGCGTCGACCAATCTTGAGGCCAAAAGAGAAGACGCCATCCGGATTGAGCCGCATTGGCACGGAGGGCTGGCCCACACGTCCCCTTATCGGCTCGCCGCGCAACAACAGTCCGTCCTTTTCCAACTCGCCGATGATCACCGAGACCGCCTGCGCCGACAGGCCTGATTTGCGCGTGATGTCGGATTTGGCCAGAGCGCCATGCCGCTGGATCAGCGAAAGCACGAGGCGTTCATTATAGGCGCGCACCTTTTTCTGATTGAAGCCGATGGAAGCATCGCCGCCATTTCCGGAGCGCGTAGCCTTTCTTGCCATTCCATCGGTTCCTTCCCGTGTCCTTGATCCTCAGCCCGGACACTATCGCGATGCGACTCGCCAGAGCCATGAAACAGATCAAATAGTAATTTTGATGGAATTAATCCGTTTGCCCGGCCCTAAATCAACAGATTTATGACATCCTCCAAAGCCAATTCGTCTCGATTTCGTCCGTTTCTCGGCTGGAGCGGAAAAAATAATAGCAATTTCTGTAATTTAATTAATACATCAAATAGAAGTAATAATTCGGAAACGGGCGTTTATTGGCGCGAAATTTGAGAATCTTGCAGAAAATAATCCGCAGAATTGCCAATTCAGCGGATTGCTGTTGATGTGAATCAAATATTTTTCTTTAATAATTCACTTAAATGGATTTATTGTCACGCAGAATGACGG
It encodes the following:
- a CDS encoding tripartite tricarboxylate transporter permease, producing MLDSLSNLMLAFNTVATPENLVLIFVAGLIGTLVGALPGLGPSAGIALMMPLTFGMSPISGLSLLTGVYMGTMYGGRLTAILINTPGDAPAIVTAMEGYPMMQRGRGGQALGISAIASFVGGIFGLLMLIFFAPIIAEYAIFLGPPEYFMLMLLGLSMIIVLAGSDPLKALIATLFGVLLSTIGSDYVSGNVRFAIMPELIEGVDFVAVIIGLFGIGEVLVNVEERIRLNMGKPKFKFSEFIPDLAELRHISLPTLRGSMIGTGIGVLPGAGATIATFIAYITEKKLSRHPENFGKGASEGLASPEAANNAAVPGSLIPLLTLGIPGSGGTAIMLGALIMFGLNPGPMLMIQSADIVWGTIAGLTIANLFLLGSNILLIPVFVNALRLIQNHLNAIVVAFCLVGAFSINYGTFDVWITAIFGILGYLMKRANYPTGPFILALVLAPLAENYLRQSIMLGQGSWGIFVDKPLTLTFTILVLGVVLFGLAKAPITGYLRKRRMQAA
- a CDS encoding tripartite tricarboxylate transporter TctB family protein, encoding MGIMKTAEIAFLAILAAFAASLAIGSLDLKYADEFSFGPGFIPLNVGVLILICCALQVIRGILKHRKANTRGNAATEQHPPNIAGLLITTAILVLGIAAMAFGSVLAPIFAMIVLLSWRVANHPITNSLFVGAATTAAIYVIFAVWLNLPVL
- a CDS encoding Hpt domain-containing protein, with amino-acid sequence MIDQLRSLVARHCESLKRDMAGLEKDIDAIGSEPELSAAQIECAIAKTHKVKGSSGTIGFQDVSESAAALEQALKGLLPLSAALPDEERLGQISDTFARLADLVASLKPEQSRLYDMQFPADIPARPERNEEDFCQRQIGSASSCQI
- a CDS encoding ATP-binding protein, which gives rise to MEPISDKQGNHTRSIFAPFLVIAVGLVLCTSVFVGFWQIWQNEKANIAYEDERLQFAVQRLSQDLKTVVEDAARSVAMLGGTPPIQGILNARKEPLHEKAVAEEVVWKDRLAQIFLSLADSERNLLQVRLIGMDGREMIRVNRVGEQIVRVEEALLQDKSRRAYVSQTLQSPKGRISYFGIDHNRELGLIEEPHIFVMRVATRVWGAGDEPLGMIIVNINMSKVIADLHDAIRAPQDFILVNEQGDYLRKPTIDPADITSLNLSEANNSSRALLDFMTDFPDLAQYLAPDESGNGENAHDASFSERSVGASRNGRALPPSLAYTHSVRNEKYVARTSRIHFDQLDPDHFLLAVTLTPKAQLLAQNREMQKQVILFTGLLTLVGAIIAFLLTHHFVKPLRKLTDAARQLSLGASVDSLKVDGENRPDEIGVLLRSVYDMASSLEEKQKSLKAILATAQNPILMINQSGLISEVNEATVNLFGFSRRELIGRNISMLMNEHDRMHHDGYLRNHGKGPVSRICDGGCEATAVRKDGSTIQIHLAVSKLIIKGEVYFTGIMTDLTDLKKVDRLKSEFVSTVSHELRTPLTSIKGALGLIRTTSADSLPDHARKMLDIATSNCERLAVLINDILDLEKIEAGKLSYDFEAFDVVPFLEEVLETNRAFGKQFGVSFHLDCPAEPIWVFADRSRMEQVVTNLISNAVKYSPQNGLVILSAAADAEMGRLRIAVRDFGDGIAEEFRDRVFDKFAQADSSDTRARGGTGLGLAISREIIKAHSGSLDFETETGAGTTFFINLDILPEEKVALQLLADRPASPSPATLRASG
- a CDS encoding ROK family transcriptional regulator — encoded protein: MARKATRSGNGGDASIGFNQKKVRAYNERLVLSLIQRHGALAKSDITRKSGLSAQAVSVIIGELEKDGLLLRGEPIRGRVGQPSVPMRLNPDGVFSFGLKIGRRSADLILIDFAGQTRSASRITYSYPMPELVMAFACQGIREMSQKIGPEQQDKIAGIGVALPFHLWDWEEKVGVATGTMDVWKTFDIAQQLEAATGLNAFTQNDCTAACCAEVAFGRGMAFSDSLYIFVGTFVGGGVALNNSIYAGRTRNAGALASMPMPGPDGAQKQLLDFASLFFLEEMLKEKGMDPSLLQQPSYDWTALGDILEEWLDSAASHIALAIASATSIIDFEVAILDGTMPPAVRETLVEKIRDAIAHQSWKGIELPVVLEGTLGSPARAMGGASLPLFIRYLLDQNMLFNQA
- a CDS encoding response regulator encodes the protein MTMPLQRITYVEDDHDIRAIAELALGALGGYELDLCENGQQAIERIPRFRPDMVLLDVMMPVMDGVETLKTLKSMPEVAAIPVIFMTAKAQRHEVQSYKAMGALDVITKPFDPIELPARIAEIWIRFVAECGDIRREAS
- a CDS encoding tripartite tricarboxylate transporter substrate binding protein, which produces MFFKPLKTAVLFSALAALAILPVKAADFPSRGIEFVAGYGPGGGHDTMLRSMAKIIRETKLVDASINVVNKPGGAGATSLGYLNSHKGDGHYLMAATSSFITTPLTADVGLNYKDFTPIARLGIDPTLLVVPTSSPLKSLDDVKNASRVLNVAGGGRGQIEHIATIMVSDALGVKLNFIPFQGDGEVASALLGRQVDFAMINPGAVSEFIKSGRMRAIAISTEERTEMFPDVPTFKENGYDVVASVFRGVVAAKDIPAEAKDYLSDMVERLQALPEWKSQYLEPNGIIPGYLDADAFAAYLEQTNTIYETNLSNLGLLKKN
- a CDS encoding response regulator codes for the protein MPNLTAHEPDHSNHMMQTRSKPKVLIVDDDRDLLDLIGLFVEVEGYETELVTDGEAALQAIRKDAPDLMILDLVMPGMSGFDVLAKLHSLLPHLNLPVVMVTANEERAMHVQALQNGVVDYIHKPIDFAVLSARIRAALLERRIQDKLAEANARLEAILATRTRQLEVQNNYLSAVLDMAQDGVIGCDAEGFPAICNEKASEMLGIEDSLRMFIPALACNENEPDDGEGPIRAKVHPLKMAYENGTLEETDFIFGQDRETEKVVNATGGAVHDKDGSRIGAVISLRDVTEQRRLEQAAENGRQRYEKLLVSVPMPLHVTDRNGIVLEANDLWLRAFGYDRQQVLGASLGAFLTTEFRHLASEPARVSLINMGHAQDVKCRIRHADGHEVAVKLVSQAIYDEKGDLSQILEYITQMDE